One window of Alkaliphilus metalliredigens QYMF genomic DNA carries:
- a CDS encoding nSTAND3 domain-containing NTPase, protein MRVAAFCKRLNNINYRKDEYWNELLEAILEVINIETDLVQEFKDKMKQEFITNYEAFKNMVVYKSEVFSKYELSESINSCKEKSNNDEISNDVYRISIEEDFKEYFVETEFYKDALNDLQKYPVVILLGMPGAGKTHTSKRICLEYEEKGYCIYYSEEGNIANIRKFVQICEKEKILVVLNDFLGQFYMDLNMSETGEFGQLISYIRTKKDMKLLINSRNTIYKEALNHRKFNNAIDNNWKSISELRADELSFEEKTLILYNHLKRAYRNGNLSKEQCQAVIENQNYAKIILNEKFNPRIIEYVTTGRKVVEILPQEYVKFINKTLEFPETIWKEEVEKLSKYDRIFINTLFSLTKTCVSKDILKECFNHRINKDIKVKDTTINHFDSSLHRLSESMIQVTVSEDKEKKEKIGVLNPSINAFLHESLFNNENEVEEIIKHTLYFDQLERFEVLECAKNQIIELIKSRKYINLKILSRQVFHNISMEFTPPDYMYRLKHLLFLLDESDLQKISIQKTDIQDFVLDIFAKKTANIEANSRLYFVNEFSDIFCKLFSKPGIFDYDFTEIVVNETYLQIILNSVARQKYFWEILNNIQKKYYLSTEDRFYDLESVKIAIVNRIEEEVIDQIYDELLKEIDNTIEYNIDDLDDLDNLDNFIGYVIDEVSPQIFRTISDSIIDKLTVHSIDFLSIDNFDLDSIVNDQINLDDLIENECNTIFFNYSSDEYIKDTQKTANTILSIFEVDFF, encoded by the coding sequence GTGCGGGTTGCGGCGTTTTGCAAACGCCTAAACAATATTAATTATAGAAAGGATGAGTATTGGAATGAATTATTAGAAGCAATTTTAGAGGTTATAAATATAGAAACCGATCTAGTACAAGAATTTAAAGACAAAATGAAACAAGAATTTATTACTAATTATGAAGCGTTTAAGAATATGGTCGTATATAAATCAGAAGTTTTTAGTAAATATGAATTGTCTGAATCTATTAATTCATGTAAAGAAAAATCAAATAACGATGAGATTTCTAATGATGTTTATAGAATTAGTATTGAAGAAGATTTTAAAGAATATTTTGTAGAAACAGAATTTTATAAAGATGCACTTAATGACTTACAAAAGTATCCTGTTGTTATTTTACTTGGGATGCCAGGGGCTGGAAAGACGCATACATCAAAGCGAATATGTCTTGAATATGAGGAAAAGGGTTATTGTATTTATTATTCTGAAGAGGGAAATATTGCGAATATAAGGAAGTTTGTTCAAATATGTGAAAAAGAAAAAATACTAGTTGTCTTAAATGATTTTTTAGGACAATTTTATATGGACCTGAATATGTCCGAAACTGGCGAATTTGGACAATTAATTTCGTACATAAGAACGAAAAAAGATATGAAGCTCCTCATAAATTCTAGAAATACTATCTATAAAGAAGCTTTGAATCATAGAAAATTCAATAATGCAATTGATAACAATTGGAAAAGTATTAGCGAACTCCGTGCAGATGAATTAAGTTTTGAAGAAAAGACATTGATTCTTTATAATCATTTAAAAAGGGCGTATAGAAATGGGAACCTTTCGAAAGAGCAATGCCAAGCAGTTATAGAGAATCAAAACTATGCAAAAATTATATTAAATGAGAAATTTAATCCACGAATTATTGAGTATGTTACTACTGGAAGAAAAGTAGTTGAAATTTTACCACAGGAATATGTAAAATTTATTAACAAAACATTAGAATTTCCAGAAACTATTTGGAAAGAAGAAGTTGAAAAGTTAAGTAAGTATGACCGAATTTTTATTAATACGCTTTTCTCACTAACTAAAACATGCGTCTCTAAAGATATCTTGAAAGAGTGCTTTAATCACAGGATTAACAAAGACATAAAGGTAAAAGATACGACAATTAATCACTTCGACAGTTCTCTTCACCGTCTATCTGAATCTATGATACAAGTTACTGTATCTGAAGATAAAGAAAAAAAAGAAAAAATTGGTGTATTGAATCCGTCTATTAATGCCTTTCTTCATGAAAGCTTATTTAACAATGAAAATGAGGTTGAAGAGATTATTAAGCATACTTTATATTTCGATCAGCTTGAACGCTTCGAGGTTTTAGAGTGTGCCAAAAACCAGATTATAGAACTAATAAAATCTCGTAAGTATATAAATCTAAAAATTTTATCGAGGCAAGTATTTCACAATATATCAATGGAATTTACTCCACCTGATTATATGTATAGATTAAAACATTTACTTTTTCTTCTAGATGAATCTGACTTACAAAAAATTAGCATTCAAAAAACTGATATACAAGATTTTGTATTAGATATATTTGCAAAAAAAACAGCCAATATTGAGGCAAACTCAAGATTATATTTTGTAAATGAATTTTCCGATATATTTTGCAAATTATTTTCTAAACCTGGAATATTTGATTATGATTTTACGGAGATTGTAGTTAATGAAACATATTTACAAATAATTTTGAATTCAGTTGCCAGGCAAAAATATTTTTGGGAAATCTTAAATAATATTCAGAAAAAATATTATTTAAGTACTGAAGATAGATTTTACGATTTAGAAAGTGTAAAAATCGCTATAGTAAATAGAATTGAGGAAGAAGTAATAGACCAAATATATGATGAGTTGTTAAAGGAAATTGATAATACAATAGAATATAATATCGATGATTTGGATGATTTGGATAATTTAGATAATTTTATTGGTTATGTGATTGATGAAGTTAGCCCTCAAATATTTCGTACAATTTCAGATTCTATAATTGATAAATTAACTGTACACAGCATTGATTTTCTAAGTATCGATAATTTTGATCTTGATAGCATTGTGAATGACCAGATAAATTTAGATGACTTGATCGAAAATGAATGCAACACAATTTTCTTTAATTATAGTAGCGATGAATATATAAAAGATACCCAAAAAACAGCAAATACTATTCTTTCAATATTTGAAGTTGACTTCTTCTAA
- a CDS encoding VWA domain-containing protein — MFCKDCGESIKDETSNFCFKCGTKIKEVDLVEGRNKQLSNPKQLNNTVKTVAIALIAILALVSILRLTNLVKDKNVLEEIPVSQLTGDKSSEEVLSVTPESFIAKEAIDLKINQLDTSQFPKISLYFSALNAQGIPILNLTRDSFEIYEERIINSDTKPVKSDTFLANLQQVPLSVSLILDNSGSMSGNPMTQAKSAAKQFLNYVDFSNGDQVEIIEFNSDVYIRIPYGSDIKSLNTAIDTMESNSQTALYDALYTGLVRAYSQSGPKCILAFTDGEENASIRSVSEVTELSRATSIPIFIIGVGSLIDEESLKEIAEQTGGEYFYSPTAVELEQIYKTVYDQQKEQYVLTYESQNINSLKDWHYAMLRVIDESYAGELSKEYIPAHDYNLPIELLFSSVTASSTLEPQVEIFTNLRFDYLPYHAIDQSSNTAWVEGASGDGIGEWIRIDFLRPTTLSGMYIRNGYWRTAERLRQNNRIKRIRIEFSNGSSEEFNLSDPVNQNFNELLIGNGQRLDFITSHTTSYVKLEILEVYRGDRWRDTCISDILLFR, encoded by the coding sequence ATGTTTTGTAAAGATTGTGGTGAATCTATTAAAGATGAGACTAGTAATTTTTGTTTTAAGTGTGGTACAAAGATAAAAGAGGTTGACCTAGTAGAAGGAAGAAACAAACAACTTTCTAACCCCAAGCAGTTAAATAATACAGTAAAAACAGTTGCAATAGCTTTAATTGCAATTTTGGCGTTGGTGTCTATTTTAAGACTGACTAATTTGGTTAAAGACAAAAATGTGTTGGAAGAAATACCTGTATCTCAATTAACAGGAGACAAATCATCAGAAGAGGTACTTTCAGTTACGCCAGAATCATTCATAGCTAAGGAAGCAATAGATTTAAAAATTAATCAACTGGACACATCTCAATTTCCTAAAATATCTTTGTATTTCTCAGCTTTAAACGCTCAAGGAATTCCAATATTAAACTTAACAAGAGATTCATTTGAAATTTATGAAGAAAGAATAATAAACTCTGATACTAAGCCAGTTAAATCCGATACATTTCTAGCCAATTTGCAACAGGTTCCGCTTTCTGTATCGTTGATTTTAGATAATAGCGGAAGCATGAGTGGTAATCCTATGACACAAGCAAAATCAGCTGCAAAACAGTTTTTAAACTATGTTGATTTTAGCAATGGAGATCAAGTAGAGATAATAGAATTTAACTCTGATGTATATATTCGTATTCCTTATGGGTCAGATATTAAAAGTTTGAACACTGCTATTGATACAATGGAATCCAATTCACAAACTGCACTATATGATGCATTGTATACAGGTTTGGTTCGTGCTTATTCTCAATCTGGACCAAAGTGTATTTTAGCATTTACTGATGGTGAAGAAAATGCAAGTATACGATCAGTATCTGAAGTAACTGAATTGTCTAGGGCAACATCCATACCAATTTTTATTATTGGTGTAGGAAGTCTTATTGACGAAGAGTCATTGAAAGAAATAGCAGAACAGACAGGAGGAGAATATTTCTATTCTCCTACAGCAGTGGAATTAGAACAAATTTATAAAACCGTATATGACCAACAAAAAGAACAGTATGTTTTGACATATGAATCACAAAACATTAACTCTTTGAAAGACTGGCATTATGCAATGCTAAGAGTAATAGATGAAAGTTATGCAGGAGAACTTAGTAAGGAATATATACCAGCACATGATTATAATTTGCCAATTGAACTTTTGTTTTCATCTGTAACAGCTTCTTCTACTCTTGAACCACAAGTGGAAATATTTACCAATTTGCGATTTGACTATCTTCCATATCATGCAATTGATCAGAGCAGTAATACGGCATGGGTTGAGGGTGCTAGTGGAGACGGTATAGGTGAATGGATTCGTATTGATTTTTTACGTCCCACTACATTGTCAGGAATGTATATAAGGAACGGTTATTGGAGAACAGCTGAAAGACTAAGACAAAACAATAGAATAAAACGGATACGCATAGAATTTAGTAATGGTTCTAGTGAAGAATTTAACCTGTCAGATCCAGTTAATCAAAATTTCAATGAACTTTTAATAGGGAATGGACAAAGGCTTGACTTTATAACATCACATACTACGTCCTATGTTAAACTTGAAATTTTAGAAGTTTATAGAGGTGATAGATGGCGAGATACGTGCATATCAGATATACTGTTATTTAGATAA